Below is a genomic region from Candidatus Krumholzibacteriota bacterium.
GCGGAGCTCCGGTTATGGCCTTCACCCGCGTTTCAGATTCCCTGATAAGGGAAAGATGCCAGATATACCAGCCCGACCATCTTGTCGTCCTCGACAGAGTCCTTATCGAGACGGTGAATATAACCGAAGGCCTGAAAGAGGGCGGATGGATAATAATCAACACCAATGACACGGTAGAAAAATCAGAATTGACTGAAAAGTTCCATGTCGCGACCGTCGACGCGAACAGGATCGCCCTCAGACACAGGCTCGGATCGCGGGCTACGCCGATCGTAAATACATCGATCGTAGGCGCTTTTGCCGGTGCTACGGGGCTTGTAGGCATAAAGGCTGTCAAGGAAGCGATCGACGGGTTTGTCCCGATCAAGAAGGAAGCCAACATGCAGGCGGCTGAGGATGCCTGCAACGGAGTCAAGATTATTTCCTGATAGGTGATACCGGCGGGAAGGTGCCGGACGCGGGAGTGGAGGCTGATAGCCTTAAAAGCGTTCAATCAGGAGGCTGGAGGATAAATGGTCGAAAAGGTGGAATTTAAAACGTACAGGGAAATGCCGATCCGCCCGATGACGGTTACAGATATGCTCTGGAACCGTACTGGCTCATGGCGGAATGTCCGTCCCTACTACGATTACAAGACTTCTCCGTGCAAGGCGGGATGCCCGACTGGTGAGAATATCCAGCGATATATCTATCTGGTGACGGAGAATGACTACGAAAACGCGTGGAAGACTATAATCGATTCCAACCCGATGCCTGCCGTGACCGGCAGGGTCTGTTTTCATCCGTGCATGGCGAACTGTACTCGGAGGGATTTTGACGAATCGGTGAATATCAACGCGATAGAACGGTCTCTGGGAGACAAAGGGCTTGAAAATCCTCAGTGGATGAGCAGATCGAAAGCGACGAAGAATGAGAAGGTCGCTGTCGTCGGGAGTGGCCCAGCCGGCCTGTCATGCGCTTTTTATCTCGCCAGGCAGGGATATCCGGTCACTCTATTCGAGATGGAGAAAGCTCTCGGCGGGATACTCCGCTGGGGGATCCCCGAGTTCAGGCTCCCGAACGATACTCTCGACAAGGTCATAAGCGCGATAGTCGAATCAGGTCCGATCAAGGTCAGGACCGGGATAGAAGTCGGTCGGGATCCAGGCATCGAGGAGATCGAGAGCGAATACGACGCGGTATTTCTCGGTCTCGGACTTACACGCAGCCGCGAGATCGGGATCGACAATGAGGATTGCAAGGGAGTCGAACCTGGACTCGAATTTCTAAAAAGGGTGAACAGTGGTGAAAAGGTAGATCCGGGTAAAAAAGTAGCTGTCATAGGAGGCGGAAATACTGCGATGGATGTCGCCAGGTCGGCGATAAGGTGTGGAAGCGATGTAACGGTATTTTACAGAAGAACGATGGCGGAGATGCCTGCTATAAGGGAAGAAATAGAAGAAGCGGAGAAGGAAGGGGTAAAATTCCATTTCCTCTGCGCTCCGAAAGAACTGGTGGTAAAGGGAAAGAGACTCTCAAGTGTCGTATTCCAGAAGATGGAACTGGGAGAGCCTGACGATTCGGGCCGGAGGCGTCCGGTCCCGGTCGAGGGAGAGACCTTCAGCGTTGAGGTCGACAGCCTGTTTCCCGCTATCGGCGAGCAGGCCGATCTCGATCCGTTCAGCGGCCACCTGGAGACGGAATGGGATCTTGTCAGCGCAAAAGGTGATTTCGGAGAAACAAGCAATGAGAAGATCTTCGCCGGAGGAGATATTGTCACAGGCGCGGCCAGCGTCGTAGAGGCGATAGCCGCCGGACGCAAGGCGGCAGAGAGGATCGGACGATTCCTTTCGGGCGAGGAAGAACCGATAATGACTCCTCCCAATGTCGTGGGGATCGATGATATGAATACGGCGTATTTCTCACACGTGAAACAGAACAGGGTGCCGACGATCGCCGCAGAACAGATAAAGGGGACGTTCAGGGAGATCAAAACGGGATTCACCGAAGAGCTGCTTCATAATGAAGCTGACCGCTGTTTCTCCTGCGGAGTCTGCAACTACTGCGACAACTGCTGGATCTTTTGCCCCGACGTCGCGATAAAACGCGGCAAGGATGAATATGAGATCGATTATGATTATTGCAAAGGCTGCCTTGTTTGCGTTGAGGAATGCCCTCGCAGCGCCTTTTCAACGCGGGAGGAGG
It encodes:
- a CDS encoding 2-oxoacid:acceptor oxidoreductase family protein — translated: MIEIRTHGRGGQGAVIASEIIADAFFHEGKFVQAFPAFGVERRGAPVMAFTRVSDSLIRERCQIYQPDHLVVLDRVLIETVNITEGLKEGGWIIINTNDTVEKSELTEKFHVATVDANRIALRHRLGSRATPIVNTSIVGAFAGATGLVGIKAVKEAIDGFVPIKKEANMQAAEDACNGVKIIS
- a CDS encoding FAD-dependent oxidoreductase, translating into MVEKVEFKTYREMPIRPMTVTDMLWNRTGSWRNVRPYYDYKTSPCKAGCPTGENIQRYIYLVTENDYENAWKTIIDSNPMPAVTGRVCFHPCMANCTRRDFDESVNINAIERSLGDKGLENPQWMSRSKATKNEKVAVVGSGPAGLSCAFYLARQGYPVTLFEMEKALGGILRWGIPEFRLPNDTLDKVISAIVESGPIKVRTGIEVGRDPGIEEIESEYDAVFLGLGLTRSREIGIDNEDCKGVEPGLEFLKRVNSGEKVDPGKKVAVIGGGNTAMDVARSAIRCGSDVTVFYRRTMAEMPAIREEIEEAEKEGVKFHFLCAPKELVVKGKRLSSVVFQKMELGEPDDSGRRRPVPVEGETFSVEVDSLFPAIGEQADLDPFSGHLETEWDLVSAKGDFGETSNEKIFAGGDIVTGAASVVEAIAAGRKAAERIGRFLSGEEEPIMTPPNVVGIDDMNTAYFSHVKQNRVPTIAAEQIKGTFREIKTGFTEELLHNEADRCFSCGVCNYCDNCWIFCPDVAIKRGKDEYEIDYDYCKGCLVCVEECPRSAFSTREEGK